One stretch of Nicotiana tabacum cultivar K326 chromosome 18, ASM71507v2, whole genome shotgun sequence DNA includes these proteins:
- the LOC107768451 gene encoding uncharacterized protein LOC107768451 — protein sequence MSDQTSEFHVAQQSRRERLRFNSEQGIQPYQYGNISYDPSVMSTEMFNFGTSTEPVVVSNKDSMMMHNLELRAASDRLDHRISHDVTQNCSNWKSIDLQQTGNCNWNNVGNYSSGSGVVTESNLRTPMFVGDQGLSGSLNLNNVSTMDVKPNFFDYQEIQQSPVTNSSSNMQYSSTAVLYHDTLQQVVTSATVGTRGVEMPGCGAWTESGNELLLLPNYVDHSRPLHVRNSSDLVSRPVERCHQWISCELGTNVSTNSTAPDNSNAQALALSLSPVPTSKTNMVQMEKRSSLSENFAIAHRSAVPLGPFTGYATILKSSKFLRPAQQLMDELCNLAAGSNTVKSCIYSKKVREGGVRVSCDGNAAESSSGAVVGDSGGSSAESNGRPDYLQKKAKLIYMQDEICRRYKQYHQQMQMVVSSFETVAGLSAATPYISLALKSISQHFRSLRNAISDHLKNIRQALGEDLPSPASGMSKGDGTSSKMKFVDQSLHKQKAGGAGVAFFESQQHVWRPQRGLPERAVAILRAWLFDHFLHPYPTDSDKHMLATQTGLTRNQVSNWFINARVRVWKPMVEEIHTLETKGLGDQTGSSVRRSDGKLVTERPNHVNDGLNRNSISISNCGQHFNVLNMSGMSEKQDDCSGIGPSERLDEDILWKNQEKRSRLECHIPASMDGSLMGFVPYQRNGLEIGGIGAVSLTLGLRQNAEAALQQQQLQQLHEHRLRQQFGGQMIHDFVD from the exons ATGAGCGACCAAACGTCTGAATTTCATGTAGCACAACAAAGCAGGAGAGAAAGGTTGAGGTTTAATTCGGAGCAAGGAATTCAACCATATCAATATGGAAATATTTCGTATGATCCATCTGTAATGTCGACTGAAATGTTTAATTTCGGTACAAGCACGGAACCTGTTGTAGTGTCAAATAAGGATTCTATGATGATGCATAATCTAGAGTTGCGAGCTGCAAGTGATCGGCTTGATCATAGAATTAGTCATGATGTTACACAAAATTGTAGCAATTGGAAAAGCATTGATTTGCAGCAGACCGGTAATTGTAATTGGAATAATGTTGGAAATTATTCAAGTGGATCTGGAGTTGTTACTGAAAGCAATTTACGTACTCCAATGTTTGTAGGGGATCAAGGTTTATCGGGATCGTTGAATTTGAATAATGTTTCTACCATGGATGTGAAGCCCAATTTTTTCGATTATCAAGAAATACAGCAGTCTCCCGTGACTAATTCATCCTCTAATATGCAATATAGTTCCACCGCAGTACTTTACCATGATACTCTTCAACAAGTTGTCACTTCTGCCACCGTTGGAACCCGAGGTGTAGAAATGCCTGGATGTGGTGCGTGGACGGAGAGCGGGAATGAACTTCTTTTGCTTCCAAATTATGTTGATCATTCTCGCCCGTTACACGTGAGAAACTCTTCTGACTTAGTAAGTAGGCCGGTTGAGAGATGTCATCAATGGATTAGTTGTGAATTGGGTACAAATGTGAGCACTAATAGTACTGCTCCTGATAATTCTAACGCTCAGGCGTTAGCTCTCTCGCTCTCACCGGTTCCAACATCAAAAACAAATATGGTACAGATGGAAAAAAGAAGTTCATTATCTGAAAATTTTGCAATTGCACATCGGAGTGCAGTGCCACTTGGTCCTTTCACTGGTTATGCAACTATACTGAAAAGCTCAAAGTTTCTAAGGCCGGCACAACAGTTGATGGACGAACTATGCAATCTTGCAGCCGGTTCAAACACCGTTAAAAGTTGCATTTACTCGAAGAAAGTTCGTGAGGGTGGTGTTAGGGTTTCTTGTGATGGTAATGCTGCTGAGTCTTCATCAGGAGCCGTTGTCGGAGATTCGGGTGGCTCATCAGCTGAATCCAATGGGCGGCCTGATTATTTGCAAAAGAAGGCGAAGCTAATATATATGCAGGATGAG ATTTGTAGAAGATACAAACAATATCATCAGCAAATGCAAATGGTGGTCTCATCCTTTGAAACTGTGGCTGGGCTCAGTGCAGCGACCCCTTACATTTCCTTAGCTCTCAAATCGATCTCGCAACATTTTAGATCATTAAGGAATGCCATCTCGGATCACCTAAAGAATATAAGGCAAGCATTAGGTGAAGACTTGCCATCCCCAGCATCTGGCATGAGCAAAGGTGATGGAACTTCATCGAAGATGAAATTCGTTGACCAGAGTTTACATAAGCAGAAAGCTGGCGGAGCCGGGGTGGCCTTTTTTGAATCCCAGCAACATGTCTGGAGGCCCCAACGAGGCTTACCCGAGCGTGCTGTGGCTATTCTTAGAGCTTGGCTTTTCGACCACTTCCTTCACCC GTATCCTACAGATAGTGATAAACACATGTTGGCCACTCAAACTGGTTTAACTAGAAACCAG GTTTCTAATTGGTTCATTAATGCACGTGTTCGTGTGTGGAAACCCATGGTTGAAGAAATTCATACGCTGGAGACTAAAGGATTGGGAGATCAAACCGGCTCTAGTGTCAGAAGATCAGATGGGAAGCTTGTGACAGAACGACCAAACCATGTAAATGATGGATTGAATAGAAATAGTATTAGCATTTCAAATTGTGGCCAACATTTCAATGTGCTCAACATGAGTGGCATGTCAGAGAAGCAAGATGACTGCTCAGGGATCGGCCCCTCAGAACGATTAGACGAAGATATATTGTGGAAGAATCAAGAAAAGCGGTCAAGGTTAGAGTGTCATATTCCTGCTAGCATGGATGGTTCGTTAATGGGGTTTGTACCTTACCAGAGAAATGGACTTGAAATCGGAGGTATAGGAGCTGTGTCGTTGACATTGGGTCTAAGGCAAAATGCTGAGGCTGCACTACAACAGCAACAGTTGCAACAACTACACGAACATCGACTCAGACAGCAGTTTGGAGGTCAGATGATTCATGACTTTGTAGATTGA